The sequence TCTATTGCGCCTGCTGTCCAGACATACGAACTGTATCTGTTGGTGTTCTTTATCACAGCCATGGGCGGTAGCCTATCGGCACTCCTGTATCTTAAGATCCGCAATCATACGCGTCTCATTCAGATGACCATAGAGACCAAGTCTAAATTTGCCTTGCTGTCGAGTATAAATCATGAGATCCGTACGCCTATCAATGCAGTGCTTGGCTATAGCCAAATGCTCAAAGACAGTGATTACTGTGATGTATCCGGACGAAGCACACTAGACAAGATCATCTGGTCGGCAAACCTACTTAATAGTGTTGCAGAAAACACCCTTAATTTTTCAAAAGCCGAGGCAGGGCACCTGAACTTAGACTATCGGGATGTCCATTTTATGGATGAACTCAATGCCATAGATGATTATTACAATGCCTTTAGTCAAACTCACGAGAAGCGTCTGGTGATGAAAGTACAAGCAGACATGCCGAAATATATCGGTTTGGACGGCACTAAGTTTTTCCAACTAACGACCAATTTTATCAATAACGCCTTTAAATACAGTAATTGCAGCGAAGTCGTGTTCGATATCAGTTTAAAGTCTGTGTCTGGTCAGGATTTTGTGCGTGTGGCGGTCAAAGATACTGGAAAAGGTATGTCTGTTGAGTCGAAAAAAGCCATCACCCATCCTTTTAATACCGACCCTAATGTTAAGCCAGCTATTCAATCGGGGATCGGCATAGGTCTCTATACTTGCAAGAAAGTGATAGAAGAGGTCGGCGGCAGTATACGTATACGCAGTAAAGAAAATAAAGGCACATTAGTCCTATTTCGTTTCCCATATCGTCAGGTTTCAGGGGTGGCTAACATTAGCAAAATCACCAAGGCCAGATATGCCGATATCTCATTGTTGTTGGTTGATGATGATCCATTTAATTTGCAATTATGCGGCAGCATACTGAAGAGCAGTGGTTTTGTGGTCAAAGCACTTCAAGATGAAGCACAGGCTTTCGAAGCTTTCCAAGCATCTCAGCCTCAGGTCGTCGTTATGGATTACCGATTAACTAAAGCAGATGGGATCAGCTTAATAGAAGAGATGCAGCAAGTTCAGGCCAATAAGGTTCACTATTTTATTTTATCGGCTAACAAGAAGAGTGAAATCCCCAATGCCGATAATTACCCCGATATAACCTTCTTGCAAAAACCGCTTAATCTCGCCGTTTTTATGCAGCAGTTGGATCGTAAAGTGCTTTGACTAAAACAAGGCCGATCCAAACCTCTATTTAGTTGTGCTATGTACAGATTATAAAAGGAAATGATAATGAAGATAAGCTACTTTGCATGTGCTTGCGCCTTGATAACAAGCAGTGCCCATGCTTATGAAATCTGCCAATTGGGTGATGAACTGTTGGTTCTCGACAAAGAATCTTTCAATGCCGTCCAACAAGATAATTATCAGACCTTCAGTGAAGACATCACTGCTGACACCTTATTCACCACCGCCCCTGAACATTTACCTGAACTAAAACCTACGTTACCCGATACCGAGGGAGTATTTACGCGCACCTCGTTATTATTGGAGACTGGTCCTGCCTCGACCTTGGCTATCGAAAGTGGCGAAGCGGCACGTTTGATGAGCACTTTGGGCCGTACTAGTAGTGGGTTAGCCAAAGGGGCACTTGAGGCTTTGGGACCGATTGGTGATGCCGCCGCAGTGGGATTATGGGCACGCGATGTCGCTAATACTTTCCAAGATGAATCACGTACTAGCTACGATCGCTTTACGTCGGTTATGGGATTAATCGATTGGTTCGGCGCATTGAAGCTGCCAGAACGTGAGATTGACCGGCATATTTTGAGTAAGCGCTGGGCTGCCATCGCTACTGGTGAGCACTACAGTTTTTCTGTTCATCAGGATCTAGTGACTCGGCAAGACGTACGCAATAAGGCACATTGGGCGGCACTGGCTGCCAATCAAGATGTGATGTTAACGCAGGTGGTTAACGGTTATGCCACCGATCTTGCCCTCAAATACCAACTGCATTATCAAGAGGCAGTGAAAGCACAAACTGAGATGGCGGAAACCTTGCTCAATGCGATCGATCTAGAAGTGCGCAAAACCTTGAGTACGCATTTTGCGTTTGATTGGGAAGATACCCGTCTGTTTGCGAGTGATTTTTCAAGTGCTTGTCGTACTCAAGTGAGCACGCTTGAAGCTCTATATCCTGTATACCGAGAAAACAACAGTGCGCCACAGAGCCTACCTTCAACCAAAGAGGCAAACCGGGCACTCTCGACCCTGCAACGGTGTCAGTTTGCATTGCAACAATCGGCTTTTGTTGTGCTCGATGAGCTAAGTCAAGGCCGGCGAGATGGATTATCGCAACCAGCCATGCACTATCTGTATCGCACAGCCTTAGAAGCAAAAAAACAGGTTGTCGACACCGCCGACAATCATTTGAGTCTGATCCAACAAAAATTACGTCAGGACATGCGTAAAGCGGGTCATGACACCATTGATGCCTTATTTGCATCTGGTACGATCCAACAAAGCACGCAATTTTTCAAAGACCAAGCCAGCCGTTATGCCGTGGATGAAATGGCACGCAGCGTGCTTTATCGCCCAGCGACTGGCCAAGAGCTCAATACAAAAGTGTTAGTTTTGCAGCCAGGTTATTCAAAATGTACTTACTTTGGTGTTTCACAGCGTAATCCACAAATTCCAATGTGCTTGGAAGAAACGTGGATCCCCGCGGAAACCCGTAGGTTTGATCAAACCAAAGATGTTGTGGTAAACGCGATTCGCCTGCCCATTAAGCAGAAATACATCAGCTACTTTGATGATGCTATGCAGCAATTGGTTACGCATGGCTGGGATGCCAATAACGAAGAAGAATGGCTAGAAACACAACTGAAAGACTATGCCAGACAACAAACCACCAAGCAGCAATCCCGTGATGATAAGGCCTTAGTACAGCGCTGGCTATTCGCTTCGCTCGGCAATGAATGTCGCGGTGATAATGCTTGTGCAGGCTGGGGCCAAGCCTACTTGGCTAAAGAACGATTGTCACACAATTCCTCATTGACCGACATTGCTAAGTGGCTGGCGGCATACCCGAATCCAAATAGTTATGTGCACAAGCATCGCCTAGCTAAGCTCAAGGTCGAATTACCTCGCGCATTGGAAAGTGAGTGGCAAGCCGCCCTTAGTCATAGCTATCACAGCTATGCTTATCCTGAGAGTTTCAATATCGAGCATTATGCTCCCTTGATTGATAGTGCGTTAAAAGGGGCTGGACTGAATTTTTCGGCATTGGTTAATCCCGCGCAAATAGACAAAGTGATGCCGCTGTTTAAGCGCATTGTGAAAACCAATATTATGGAGGCGATGGTTCAATCTGAGATGAGAGGCAACGAATGGCTCAATGCACAGATTGGGGACTTCCAACGTTATGCTGCCATTGTCCATGCCCAGAATACGACAACAGGTCATTACGCCCCAGGTCAAGCCGACAATAACATCCTGTTTTCTCAACCTCTACCAGCATATCTGCTGCGTTACAGCATTTCCGAGGTTCCTGGTATTTCCAATTTACCTGCGGGTTATGACGGTACGCTGAGCGCATCAATTGATGCGATGTATACGCCTAGCTCATCACTTGGCCAGCGTATTACTGAAGTCAGTACTGCCCAAGAGGAGATAGCTGCTCAGATTGGGCGTGCATGCGACATTGATTACACCGCTTTGAAGCAAAGTTTACTGAACTTATCAGGCAACGACACCTTGATGTGGTTATACCCAATGTCAGATTGGGTCGACAGCTTAACGCGTGAACAGTTGCGTTTGCAGGCGGTGATTAATTGGGGAGCCCAACAACAAACCGACAATCATCTTAGTTGTCAGTTGAGTCGCAATAATCCGCGCTATTTTTGATACGCCTTAGACACTGTAAGGCAAAATTATGAAGCAGATTCTTACACTTATCGTCAGTTTGACGTTTAGCCTTTATGCCCAGGTTTTACTCGCATTGCCATTGGATGCTCTCAAACAACCAATGCGTACGCAACAAGAGTTGGCACTGCTGTCTGAACAGTTTAAAGATTGGTCTGTTGCTGCAACGAGCTGGCGTCATAAACTACTGACAGCAACAGAAAAAAGTGCACTTGAGGACTTTTCTGTGTCGGGCTACATCACCGCGAATGACCATCTACGTGCCAGTGATGGTGCAGAATGGGGGGCCGCTGCGCGTGATGCACAAAGATACATTCGTCAGGTGCGCAGAGGGCTCGTGAAATTACCGCGCTATAAAGGCACTGTCTTTCGCGGCAGTTGGATGAAGCAGTCATTAGCGCAGAAACTTAATGTAGGTGATGTACTGGTTGATCCGGCATTTATGTCAACCAGTACCCTGCCTGAAATGGTAATACGCTTCGCAGTTGTGCCACCGAGTTCCGCTTTACCAATGGAAAAAGCCTTTTTTGAGATCAATGCACAACATGGGAGTTATACCTTGGCGGGGATATCAGAATTCAGTCCAGAAGCCGAAGTATTGCTTACACCTAAGCGTTTCTTTCGTGTTACTGCACTTGAAAAAATGGCAACAGGTAACTTCATTGCAATGGACACCTTGGCTGGAGCGCCTTCAAACACGAGTCGAGTTTTTAATTTGTTCTCTGGAGAAGAAGTTTCGTCATCAAGATGGCAGCGCTTAATTTGTCGTTAGCCGTTTTATTTACTACATACAGGGAAGCTCTCGTTACGTCACCACACAACGAGAGAACCACATTGATACCGGAGTTATCATGTTAAAAATACTGATATCAGTATTACTGATTGTTTTTACTACGTTTACGTGGGCAGAAGATTTTGCTGAGTTCACAGGACGGGCATTGAGTCCACAGCAGGAAGAAAACATAGCCGATGCCTTGATGGATTGGAGTGTCAGTCACCATGTGAAAGCTGAGCAAAGAATGTTGCCGGAAGAGTATTCTGCCATCAAACGTTATGGACGCGTTGATCATGATGTGATCAATGAGTTCCTACGCGCTGGCGAGCCGAAGGATTTCCTGGGCGGACTCTTTGGCGATGCTGCGCAACGTAGCGTAAAAGCCATAAAATCGGCTTTGAATAAACTGCCCAATTATAAAGGGACCGTATATCGAGGCTCAACCATCAAAAATGTGCTTCTAGAGAAAATCAATGTGGGTGACATTTTTCATGAGAGAGCATTTCTTTCTACCTCAATGATCCCGAGCTATGCTCGCACTTTTTCAGCCAGTGCTGCATACGAAGGTGCATCGGCAGCACAGTTTAAAATCTCACTTAAATCGGCGGGGCGAGCCATCAATGCGTATACCTTTAAAGCTTATGAAGCGGAGATCTTGGCTAAACCTAATACATATTATCGTATTGAGGCCATCAATCGCCTTTCACGTAATCAAAATTTTATCAAACTCAGAGAGATTAAGAACCCAAGTCGTTACTTACGAGCAGATCCGGATGCCCGAGTGTATGACAGTTTCAGTGGCGAAGAGGTGAACTCTCGCCGTAGCAGCCTTATGTGTCTCTAATTAGCATGACGTATGCCTGGCCACTTCTGTGTGAGTGAGTTCAGAAGGGAGCACCATTCTGAACTTATTCGTCTTGAATTATGCAGTCAAAAAATTCTGAGTTGACCACTTTCTTATACTGATTGATATTGCTTGAAACTGCGTAGTTTGGAACGGAGAAGACTTTGCTATTTCTAAGTGGCTCGGTGTTATTGAGGAAGTCGTTCAGAGTCATACTCATGATTTTAATCATGTTTGATACATCTCTTAGATATCTTGGTATTACTGATTTTTGAGTACTGGATTTCGATTTTTATTTATA is a genomic window of Shewanella psychrophila containing:
- a CDS encoding hybrid sensor histidine kinase/response regulator — translated: MKSSTSALLCIIIGLLTILLVNLTLLHHFYKTSEDDYQRKEDLLFNSTHDMLLQHKIMLNALRSLFNASDIVTKEEFNIFSEELLKIKSAVAFTLDDNYHVQYMSDPIFQSEILAGKVQLNKDDKLEYQMKNFSSIIVSIEQQEMPYLVYAISHKKVQQRLDEYKGVCARLLLDGTAFNNVYCNNEDANWLTSFFKYQGTDTIDLPEYNKQYSISAWSIAPAVQTYELYLLVFFITAMGGSLSALLYLKIRNHTRLIQMTIETKSKFALLSSINHEIRTPINAVLGYSQMLKDSDYCDVSGRSTLDKIIWSANLLNSVAENTLNFSKAEAGHLNLDYRDVHFMDELNAIDDYYNAFSQTHEKRLVMKVQADMPKYIGLDGTKFFQLTTNFINNAFKYSNCSEVVFDISLKSVSGQDFVRVAVKDTGKGMSVESKKAITHPFNTDPNVKPAIQSGIGIGLYTCKKVIEEVGGSIRIRSKENKGTLVLFRFPYRQVSGVANISKITKARYADISLLLVDDDPFNLQLCGSILKSSGFVVKALQDEAQAFEAFQASQPQVVVMDYRLTKADGISLIEEMQQVQANKVHYFILSANKKSEIPNADNYPDITFLQKPLNLAVFMQQLDRKVL
- a CDS encoding ADP-ribosyltransferase, encoding MKQILTLIVSLTFSLYAQVLLALPLDALKQPMRTQQELALLSEQFKDWSVAATSWRHKLLTATEKSALEDFSVSGYITANDHLRASDGAEWGAAARDAQRYIRQVRRGLVKLPRYKGTVFRGSWMKQSLAQKLNVGDVLVDPAFMSTSTLPEMVIRFAVVPPSSALPMEKAFFEINAQHGSYTLAGISEFSPEAEVLLTPKRFFRVTALEKMATGNFIAMDTLAGAPSNTSRVFNLFSGEEVSSSRWQRLICR
- a CDS encoding ADP-ribosyltransferase, producing the protein MLKILISVLLIVFTTFTWAEDFAEFTGRALSPQQEENIADALMDWSVSHHVKAEQRMLPEEYSAIKRYGRVDHDVINEFLRAGEPKDFLGGLFGDAAQRSVKAIKSALNKLPNYKGTVYRGSTIKNVLLEKINVGDIFHERAFLSTSMIPSYARTFSASAAYEGASAAQFKISLKSAGRAINAYTFKAYEAEILAKPNTYYRIEAINRLSRNQNFIKLREIKNPSRYLRADPDARVYDSFSGEEVNSRRSSLMCL